One Mya arenaria isolate MELC-2E11 chromosome 5, ASM2691426v1 genomic window carries:
- the LOC128235890 gene encoding neuronal acetylcholine receptor subunit alpha-9-like codes for MFARDESREALSVTIRLSMNWSDQRLTWNPAQYDGVQKLFLPADTIWLPDVGIHNTVDGLISEPSTSHLAEVSHVGHILMVSVMHVQTYCKMTLTEFPRDVHVCDVIIGSWIYSAKTLILESWNGMTVIEQVPVSSDIDDVIPSRDGRSWELLGRAASGAIKLVSYDCCPGERYVQLTMTLTLRRHAPSLWLTLVVPLLVLSFLTALQFAVPAENPYRPIHGMLVVLAEMLYVHSMFSYIPDSVDPPIIVKLAVANVLCAAIALCVSLLVGHVTSTSVRQRKRLPPLLAKIVAMTCYSTQGDGLLKPPSRPENAPTTGDETCTLFSHNNAKTSNNPVAYNEIYI; via the exons ATGTTCGCAAGG gatGAGAGCCGGGAGGCGTTGTCTGTGACGATACGTCTCTCCATG AATTGGTCTGACCAGCGTCTGACGTGGAACCCTGCACAGTACGACGGTGTCCAGAAACTATTTCTGCCCGCAGACACAATTTGGCTGCCTGACGTCGGCATTCATAACAC AGTGGATGGTCTCATATCAGAGCCAAGCACGAGTCACCTGGCCGAGGTCTCACATGTCGGTCATATCCTCATGGTTTCCGTCATGCACGTGCAAACGTACTGTAAAATGACGTTGACGGAATTTCCACGAGACGTTCATGTTTGTGACGTCATCATTGGATCGTGGATTTACTCAG CTAAAACCCTGATCCTCGAATCCTGGAACGGGATGACGGTGATCGAGCAGGTGCCCGTTTCCTCGGATATTGATGACGTCATACCATCACGTGACGGGCGGTCCTGGGAGTTGTTAGGCCGTGCTGCGTCCGGCGCCATTAAACTGGTTTCTTACGATTGCTGTCCAG GCGAGCGTTACGTGCAACTGACGATGACATTGACGTTACGTCGACACGCGCCCTCTCTCTGGCTGACGTTAGTAGTTCCGCTGCTTGTACTATCGTTCTTAACCGCATTGCAGTTTGCCGTCCCCGCCGAAAACCCTTACAGGCCTATCCATG GTATGTTGGTGGTTCTGGCGGAGATGTTGTACGTTCACTCCATGTTCTCCTACATACCAGACAGCGTCGACCCTCCTATCATAG TTAAACTGGCGGTCGCCAACGTTCTGTGCGCTGCCATTGCCCTCTGTGTCTCCCTGTTAGTCGGTCACGTGACATCCACTTCCGTACGACAGCGGAAAAGGCTTCCACCACTGTTGGCCAAG aTTGTTGCCATGACATGCTACTCAACACAAGGTGACGGGCTTCTAAAACCACCGTCACGTCCTGAAAATGCTCCTACTACGGGAGATGAAACATGCACTTTATTTTCCCATAATAACGCGAAAACGTCTAATAACCCGGTTGCTTATAACGAG ATATATATCTAA